The Mucilaginibacter mallensis genome has a segment encoding these proteins:
- a CDS encoding aminotransferase class IV, producing the protein MTFINFNGEIVPADTKLLSVANRGFRYGDGLFESMRLMKGQLKFADLHADRLQRGMKALKIDGYSQMDAWFLKELAEELALRNKAKHARLRLTVFRDAEGLYMPTQNRMGYCLELTPVEEPRYFLNSKGLIMDIFTDLPKPSNYLSNIKTCNSLTYVMAGIFKAQNKLDEVFLLNQNGFLCEAGSSNVFVWYQNHLYTPALSEGCVEGIMRQVIIKIALENNIGVTEAQINPDILYEADEVFLTNATRGVQCVMGYGVKRYFNKVSKMLVDELNKL; encoded by the coding sequence ATGACATTTATAAATTTTAACGGGGAAATAGTACCTGCAGATACCAAATTATTAAGCGTAGCCAACCGGGGATTCCGGTATGGGGATGGTTTGTTTGAGAGCATGCGCCTGATGAAGGGGCAGCTCAAATTTGCCGACCTGCATGCAGATCGTTTGCAGCGCGGAATGAAAGCGCTTAAGATTGATGGTTACTCGCAAATGGATGCCTGGTTTTTGAAGGAACTGGCTGAAGAACTGGCTTTAAGAAACAAAGCCAAACATGCCCGCCTGCGTTTAACCGTTTTTCGCGATGCTGAGGGTTTATATATGCCTACCCAAAACAGGATGGGTTATTGTCTTGAACTAACACCCGTTGAGGAGCCCCGCTATTTTTTGAATAGCAAAGGTTTAATCATGGATATTTTTACCGATCTGCCCAAGCCATCTAATTATTTATCGAACATAAAAACCTGTAATTCGCTTACCTATGTAATGGCAGGTATTTTTAAAGCCCAGAATAAGCTGGACGAGGTTTTTTTACTAAATCAGAATGGATTTTTGTGCGAGGCAGGTAGCTCCAACGTATTTGTGTGGTATCAAAACCATTTATATACCCCTGCATTAAGCGAGGGCTGTGTTGAAGGGATAATGCGGCAGGTAATTATTAAAATCGCTCTTGAAAATAATATAGGAGTAACTGAAGCACAAATTAACCCCGATATATTATACGAGGCCGATGAAGTGTTTTTAACCAATGCTACCCGTGGTGTACAATGCGTAATGGGGTATGGTGTAAAGCGCTATTTTAATAAGGTAAGTAAGATGCTGGTTGATGAATTAAATAAGCTGTAG